The Candidatus Bathyarchaeota archaeon region AAACTCGGATTATCACTTGTTCAGGTACCTCCAAGAGAGAACCACACAGATGGCGGTGACGATGACTGCGAAGCCGCCAACGAAGGCGAAGTCCAGTGGCAACTGACCGAAGCCGTCACTGAATATCATTAGCCTCCTCACTGCGTCGATGGTGTAGCTGATGGGGTTTACGCTTGCGATTACTTGGAGCCACTGGGGCATTTTGTCGATGGGGAAGTAGGCGCTGCTTGCAAACATCAAAGGCAAGGTTATCAACTGGAAGGTTGCTTGAGGCATTTCCATTCGGGTGGCGCGCAGGGTCAGGGTGGTAAACATCGAGGATAGGCCGACGCTTATGAGGAAAACTATTGCGAAGATGCCCAGTATGCTCCATGCTGAAAAGTTGGTTCCCAACTGCAAGCCTAAGAGGAAGGCGATTATGGCTACGATGGCGGCTTGGAACATAGCGCGTATGCTTGCTGCAAACACTTTGGATAGGATAATCACTGAACGCGAAACAGGCGTGCTTAAGACTTTATTCATAAAGCCCAAGCGTTTATCCCACACAACCGACATGCCCACAAACGCCGTCGTGAATACGGTTGTGAAGGCAACCATGCCCATTGCCATAAACGAGAAGTAATCGGTTGTGCCAAATGTCTGCATCATGATAGCGTCTTGGCTTAATCCGGGTATACCTGATGGTATCATTGCGCTGAGGTTCATGGCTTTACCAAGCAGGGCAAGCCAGAGAATTGGCTGGACTATCCCCATGACAAAAACAAAGGGTTGTTGGTACCATTTTTTTAGTTCTCTGTTTGTTAGTGCCCAAAGGCCGTGTAGTTTACTTCTTGAAACTTCGGTTTCTATGTCTTTACTCATGCATGCGCCCTCCTCATAACCATCCGCTGTGACC contains the following coding sequences:
- a CDS encoding ABC transporter permease, with amino-acid sequence MSKDIETEVSRSKLHGLWALTNRELKKWYQQPFVFVMGIVQPILWLALLGKAMNLSAMIPSGIPGLSQDAIMMQTFGTTDYFSFMAMGMVAFTTVFTTAFVGMSVVWDKRLGFMNKVLSTPVSRSVIILSKVFAASIRAMFQAAIVAIIAFLLGLQLGTNFSAWSILGIFAIVFLISVGLSSMFTTLTLRATRMEMPQATFQLITLPLMFASSAYFPIDKMPQWLQVIASVNPISYTIDAVRRLMIFSDGFGQLPLDFAFVGGFAVIVTAICVVLSWRYLNK